The DNA sequence CCATTTGGCCCAGCCAGAAGATCGCCTTTTTGCGTACTTCACGATTTTTATCATTCTCGGCGACATCGATAAGAATGGGTACGGCGCGCTCGCTTTTATGTTGGCTGATTGCGAAAACAATTTTTTCTTTAAGCTTACGATGCTGAGTGTTTTTGAGCATCTCTGTTAAAACATCCAAAGTTTCTTCCCGGTCGATCTGCCCCAACCAGAAAACCGCTTTTTCCTGTACTCTAAAATCATCGTCGTTTTTAGCAATCCTGGACAGCTCTGCAACCACTTTCTCACTTTTATGCTGGCTAATCGAGAACACCAGCTTCTCTTTCATCTTTAGATTTTTTTCCTTCTCAAAAAGTTGAACCAGCGCTGCAAAACTTTCTTCCTCTGGAATTTGGCCTAGCCAAAAGACGGCACTTTTTCTAATGTCAAAAGTTTTGTTTGCGGCCGCGGTTTGGGTTAAATAAGAAATCACTTTCGGGTGTTCATGCAGACTCAAAACAAACATAGCCGGTTTGACAACTTTTTTCTGATAGCCATCATTTTTGATAAGGCCAGTCAGATAATTAAAACTTTCATTATTATTTATTTCACCAAACCAATAAACCGGAAAATCATCGAATCTGCTTTTTCTGTAAAGATGGGTTAGTTTAATCTTTCTGATTTCTGAATTTTGGCCGTCAAGCAGAAAGAAAAGGCCCCAATTCGTCCAACTGTGTTTGGCGAATTCTTTTTTCATAACTTCGTACGCTTTTTCAGCTTTCTCGTCTCCGAGCTCGCTGAGGGCGTGCAGGACATGCGCTTTGAGATCATCTTCTTCCTGGAGATAGAAATCTCCGTGTCCACGTGAAATGGTGATATTGTCATCATGAACATAAAACCGATCAAACTCGATGTCCGTTCGCGGCTGGAAGCGATACCCCATCCAGAATTTGTTTTCTTGCGATTCGCTGCGAAAACGTTTTTGCGCAGCGAGGATTTTGTCCTGCAGCTTTCCCGAATTCGTTTCGATGAGTGTCATAAATTCGGGGAGTTCGGGTTTTTCCTGGGAATAGGATTTTCCGATAAAAGACATCATTACTAAGGTGACATTCAAAATAAGCATGCTTTTCCTACTTTTATTTACCATCGAAGACTCCTTCTCTGATTATATGAAGATTTTGATCACTATTTCATTGCCATAAGTTCTTTCTTCCCTTGAGGGTTCTCCTGGAAGAAACAGCCATTCGTTAGTTAACGATCTCGGAATCCCTTTTTAGCAACTCCTCAATTCGGGCCTTTGTATTTTTCTGACCCCTTTTGCCCGCATAACCGACACTGATATGATACACAAATCCATCTCGATCTAATAGAATCTCAGTTGGGAAGGATCCCAGATGAGACGCAAGTTGAGGAATCTTTTGTGCTGGCTCGCTTAAAACGCCTGCATGCAAAATTGTATATTTAATTTTGTTTTTCTTTACATACTTCTTTAAAGTTACGAGCGGATTTCTATCAGATGGCTTTTCAAACGCGATACCGATAATTTCAACCCTCTGACCGCGGTATTTTTCGTAAATTTCGTTCAAGAAGGGCGTCATGGCCCGACAAGGAGCACACCATGTACCCCAAATATCAATCAAAATGATTTTGCTCTTAAACTGTTCGTCCGTTA is a window from the candidate division KSB1 bacterium genome containing:
- a CDS encoding TlpA family protein disulfide reductase, coding for MKYFMIWLSILLLFLNSPFGRVFPLEERTKLEIAFPNLEGKIVTLTDEQFKSKIILIDIWGTWCAPCRAMTPFLNEIYEKYRGQRVEIIGIAFEKPSDRNPLVTLKKYVKKNKIKYTILHAGVLSEPAQKIPQLASHLGSFPTEILLDRDGFVYHISVGYAGKRGQKNTKARIEELLKRDSEIVN
- a CDS encoding HEAT repeat domain-containing protein, with translation MVNKSRKSMLILNVTLVMMSFIGKSYSQEKPELPEFMTLIETNSGKLQDKILAAQKRFRSESQENKFWMGYRFQPRTDIEFDRFYVHDDNITISRGHGDFYLQEEDDLKAHVLHALSELGDEKAEKAYEVMKKEFAKHSWTNWGLFFLLDGQNSEIRKIKLTHLYRKSRFDDFPVYWFGEINNNESFNYLTGLIKNDGYQKKVVKPAMFVLSLHEHPKVISYLTQTAAANKTFDIRKSAVFWLGQIPEEESFAALVQLFEKEKNLKMKEKLVFSISQHKSEKVVAELSRIAKNDDDFRVQEKAVFWLGQIDREETLDVLTEMLKNTQHRKLKEKIVFAISQHKSERAVPILIDVAENDKNREVRKKAIFWLGQMAGRKTLEALGDIVENEDETDLKTKAVFAISQHQDKEQAVDMLMDIARNNPNPKVRKKAIFWLGQTGDERTVAFFKDILTR